The genomic region AGGCTTGCGTGAAATTTATCAGAACAAGTAAAATGATAATTTCAGATTAATTTTAAGTGTCTGCCGCATTGCCTCCCCTAAAAATAATGCATTAGTAGCAAATTTACTAATATACCAGAGCAGTAGTAGAGCATCAGATATATTCATCAAATATAAGACTTTGTTTTCTGTGCTGTTAGTATAACTAGAAAagtttgaacatttattattatttgtttgtaaagtatTTGACAAGTCCGATTATTACATTAGTAAACGAAGTTTCTTTTTGTCATTTTAGTTTCTTTACAATGGAGACTGAAgaggaaaataatatttcaaagctAAATGAACAAGTAAAATCTGTTACTAGAGAAGAAGATATCAAAGAAGATATGTTTCTAGAAACGATTCCTCACATCAACTGGGAACACTACTTAATTCCTGCTCCAATGTCTATTGCGCTCTTAGGAGAACTGATGTTCATAACTAACGATACAGATTTCAGTCTTGAGAAAGCTAAACCAGAAAAGGGATTTCAATATATACGATATCCATCTTCTTTTTATGCTTCTTTGGCTCAAGTCACTAATGCTGGATGGGATGCTTTTAACGAGGCTCACAAAATCATGGATCAAATTCGCTTACATTCTGCCAATGTCCCCGTATATTTGGATGAATCTATCAAAATTCTTACTAAAGGAACTAGTAAAGACATTAAAAACTTTCTACCCATTTCTTTGGAGGGAATTAAAGACATTGCAGACAGATGTTTAAACTTGGCTATAAGTACAGAAGAAAGATTTACTGATGTCATGAATTTAACAGGAGAGATTTTGGAAGCTTGTACATTTTCCAAAATGACTTATGAAGAAGATCTTCGTGAAACAAAAGTACAGTTGCAAATCATCAAAGATAATCAAAAAGCTATCGAAGAGGAACGTTCCATGGCCAGAGATCAATTAGaagatattaaaaaagaaattgaatcaGCAGAGAAACTTTTTGAAGAAGTTATGAAATCGTTTCCAAGTGGGTTGAAATTAACTGGTATATCTTTGGCAGAAAGTATTGCAAATGGTGTGAAGAATTTTGTAAGTGGATTATTTTCTGCATTTagtagaaaagaaaagaaaaaaatagaagaaGAAGATGATGATCTTACGAAAAGAAAGACACAATCAAGTGAATTTAAAATGGATGAAGCCACACGAAAAAGCCTTAACAGGGCTTGTTCTAAAGCAGAAATTATTCAACATCTTGCTCAAAAGTTACAGTTTTTGGTCTATGATGATGATTCATTGGATAAAGAGGAACTTCGAAGAGGGGACACTGAGATTTTTGTTGCTTGTTATTCTCGTAGAATTTGTAAAGAAATCAACACGGAATGTACATCATTATTGCAAATGAAAGCTGTACGGATACTTAATAAAATGATCGGTATCTGTAAAGatcttgaaaatattaaaaaggatTTTCaggttaaccaaacaaaactgatagTGGAGAGAATAAGAGAAATAAATGGTGAAGCAATGGAATTTGTCTCAGAAAGTAAAGAAGTGTTATGTTCCACTGCTATTGATAGGAACCTACCAATGCAATATAGTATTAAAGGATATGGAAAATATATCCAAAGTGGGatcgaaattttcaaatttaagttGGAGCATGCAAGTCAACATTTAGAAACTGTGAAAGAATCATATGCTTCTTCTTACGAAAAGCTAGTGGATGCCAATAAAAGACAGAAGGAAGATCTGGCAGAAATGGCTAAGTTAAACATAAAAGAActtaattttgaacaaattaaagaaaCGTTACGAAAAGGATTGAAGGCATTTGGAGAAGTGCGGCATCAGTGGGGAATGATGATTCAGTTCTTCCAACTGATGTCCAACGTCATTAAATGCACTTTTAgcatttctttaaacaaatacatCAAGTACGTGGGGAATGAAGAATATTGTGGTCTAGAAGGTTACGATATCAGTGATTTTATGAGAGATATGATTTATCAGCAAACGTTTGAAGCTGCTAAAATAGCATATGTAGTCAATTCGATTTCAGGAGTGTACGTAGAGGTAGGTGTGAATAACCAATAAAACATGATTGTGTTTGGTCAAATCATTACAACTGCTGTTATTAGCCAATAACTTATTAATATGGTAAGTGACATGAATATGTTACACAATATGCTATCTCGGTGCATAAAGTTAAACATATAGTTTTTGTAAGCTAATTGATATGAAAGTATTccttggcacagcggtatgtatgcggatttacaacgctagaaaccaggcagagcacagatagccccttgtgcagctttgcgcttaaatacaaacaaattaactgtGTTTCTGGACTTTAttgctaaaaaaccgggtttcgatacgcgtggttggcagagcacatataacaaactatgtagctctgtgcttaattagaaaacaaagaaatagatTGATATTATTAACGAGTTATTACTATTTTGTgaattttctctctttttgtagTGTTGCATTCATTACTTAATAACCAATAATCTGGTTGTTTGAAGTTACAAAGGTAGATGTAGGATTTGTCCTTTCTTCAATGTTTAACGTCGTTAGGCTTAAGGACGTGCGTAACTTATCGGATACAAGATTTTACGTATGGTTTTATACGCTTCTTTTTCatttagaaactaaataattaaaacacattatattttGTCACACTTTTAACAAATTTCATCTTGTATACCATCctcaaattatatattatctattaataatatttttacgaCGTCATTATTTCGTTATATTTCACACTGCGgcagtaaaaaattaattttttattttttattagtgtaaaagTGTTTTAGAACAACAAAGGAAATACTGTGCCTCTGAATAATATTAGAAATCTTGTGAGTAAagacagataaataataaatattgataattattaaataatactaatattaacttttataattaacaGAAAATAGACTTCGGATAAGATCagtgataaaaaattaacaaaaaaacattttccttggccgggcatagccaggtggttaaggcactcgatttgtaatccgtAGGTCTTGGGtacgaattcccttcacaccaaacatgatcaccatttcagccgtggagacgttataacgcgacggttaattccactattcattggtaaaagagtagcccaagagttggcggtaggtggtgatcaccagctgtcttccctcgagtcttacactccTAGATtggggacgactagtgcagatagccctcgtgtacctttgcgcgaaattcaaaaacaaacaaaccatttttctTTGCTCATCTTCGAAGTCACTTAGTGAAATAATAGTAAGTTTCTAGGCTTATAAGGCTAAATTCCAGGTTTCGATaactgtgtttgataaacaaataaataaaaattttcaaacgTGCGTACTAGTCTATGCCctataattagaaaacaattattaaaataagttgtACATAGTTAGAAAAATAGGTATAcgtaaataattaacatatttgcATTTGTCTGTTTTCTGTCCGACACTTTTCATGTACATTTCGTGATCAAACGCTACAAATCTCATATTATTAAAAAGGCCTTTGTTCGAGTAATCTAGAATGCACATTAAGTATTCCACTCAGAATTAGCTTACCTGTTTATACTTTATCAGATTTTCTAATGCAACAAGTGTGCAATATAAAAGCAAAATGTTACACTCATCGCTTGACGACTGGCTTCTAGTTCAATTATATTCTATTATTTGATTAGTTTAGCCTATAATACTATTATGACTGATGTTAATTACCTACCTTTTCTCTCATCTAtcacgtttttctttttttagaattaaacataaagctacgcaatgggctatgcGTACCCTGGCCACTACAGGTTTCTAATTCTAACAGTGGgggttcacagacataccgctctgcTACCATTACAAAATTATGGAAAGCTGGCTAAGGTAGttttcaagtagctttgcgctaagtGCAAGAAccttataatacatacatatgatatttataatatatatacatatgtttaaagtttttatggaattatattttgaagtttgcaAAACATAACCGTGTGGcatgaatatatatgtattcaaatattcaatattttaaacaagttgtTTATAGCATGTCCTAGATgtcataaaaacacatttaatttcaGGTTTCAAGCAAATGCATAATGAACAGATTGGCCAGCCTTGGGTCACTCCTTGGGTTAGATGCAGAAAAGGATAAAGAGTTTATGGGTGAAGAACGAAAAAAACTTCATAATGAGTGCAAGGAAGCTCAAGAACAGATTCAGACGTTTGTtctgaaggaaaaagaaaaactgtatgAGCGTATCGACCGAAGAATTTCTCAATTGAAGCAAAACTTGGATGATGCTTTTCCAATGATTTCTGCAGAGACATCAAATCGCATTCAAAAATCAGTGGAGGCTGGAATTTCGGCTGGTAAAGAGTGGACGCTATAGGCATACGAGGCAGGGAACATgcctttattttttttagtaaaaacagACATTTCGACAGACGTTCAGACAGAAAATACAACTTCATAACTTCCAAATAGCCCCAAAAATTCCCTATACGCGTATGGTTGAAATAAACTGAAGACTTTGGCGTCCTTGActtcatttgattttttatattagCTTCTTAACAATCTTagatttgaaaaatataagaAGGAAATTCTACAGGTTTTCGTTGTTTATTTGTTACCAATagtaactttaatgttatttctttatataaaagttCTTATAATGGGCTGAGCTAGAAACAAATTTCGTACGTAATTAGAAGTGTgtttctatatatctatatctgcTCACCAGTTTCAAATTAATGTGGGTTATGATTTAATGTTCACGGTCACTTTTGTCTTATGTGACACATTTGTTTTACTAGTAGttcacaaaaaaatttaaaataccacTTTATATTATGCTATAATAGTCTATGACAAGAAGGACAATCGTCTATAGAATTCTCAGAGAatagttatttcaaatttattggaTGTAAAGAATTCAGTAAATGTCTGTAAATGTATTGATGTGGGTATCAGGATGTTGTGCTTTCTGTTTAAAGTGACTTCTTCATTTGTATCAGATAGAGCTGCCATGAACAGCAGATTCGACTAGAAAATATGTAGAGTGCTGTGTTTAATAtctttaatgaattatttagtgCATGTGAAATAAGAAGACAAatgtaatggaaaaaaaatagCTACAATAAAATAGTGTGAGTACTTATACAGAAGACATCACAGTCGCTACTTTTAGTAGGCAATGTTTAGACACACAAATTTCACACTCGGTGCTGATCTTTGTAGAAATAATATAGTAACCACAATGTATGTACTTTCTGATCTCCTAGTAATACTGAACCAAGAAAACATAGTTCGATTTTACATGTAAACTTAATTTCTTTATCCAGTCGACAGCATCATTTCGCGACTCTTCTTCTCAtagtattagtttttttttatatattattgacgtttttttttatctggcCATTTGGATAGTGCAACCACTGAAGTTGCAATACTACCAGTAGTATATGTACatgttttcttttactttggCCTGGATATTTACCTTAACGTTTTCATGTTATATTGACGATCATTCTACCGGTATTCATAACATGAGTAAGATGTCTCGCTAACAATGTcttctatgaaaaatattttacaaaatggaaAGAGAAATCTAAAACCATAAGAGGATAAAAACAGATGTAAGTTAATGatttataatttctataataatGCCACATCATATGTGTTTATCTCAAATGTGCCAAGGAAAATACATTGCATATAATATGtattagaaactttaaataaGTCATAACATATTTTTCGTAAAATGAATGAATCAAGCATAATTTATCATCTAcagtaaaacagtgtaaatgCAAAGATACTGATTTGTTTCAGTCttaattactgttatttgttaCTTTCATTGTCATTAGTTTAAAAGTATGAGGGGGTTCTACTCTAGCACTGACATCTTAGGATAACAAGATATCTTGATTTTACTGCATTAACAGTACAAATcacaataatatgtatatttgcATCTCAAATACACTGCATACTtctaatatattatacatttactaaaatctatatttgaaaCATTGACCCTTTTAGTGCTGCCACTGACAAGCTACAAATCATATGTAATGGTCGCTTGGGGTCATGCACCCTCATTTGAATAGTTTGAAACCTTGCTTtattagaagaaaagaaacaaattattatgaaaaactgTGTCTACAAGACATCTAATACTGGTACTCTCAATTTCGTCCATGCATTATTATAGTAAATCACGTTTTTGTAAGTAGGAGAAGCTAGAATACTCCTAAAATGTAGCCATATGAGTGATAGCTAGGACTTTGTACCTTATATCAAGTAAGTAACGTAAATTCACTTATTTCGGGTTTGGACTTTGTGTACAGAGGAAAacgataaaataacaaaattaggaATAACGTTAAACTTGGTCAAGATAAGATACATAAAGACTAAACATCTAGGCTAAACACCAACCTACGTTAAAGATAAAACACCTTGAACGAAACTAGTTAATATCAACTTGCTGAAATATTAAGATAACTGCTTATTCAGAATGAAAGCAATAGAATACAAGTCAATGCGCATTTCAAGTGTAACTTTAAAGAAATTGCGACTAGGAACTGTAAACTAAGGCTTGTAGGAGACTAGCTTATGAAAGGATTCTTGTACAGGTGGAAAATCATGAAACTGTTTGAGGTATACAACTAGGAAagaaaagtataacaaaatatcagtatatctaatgacataatgttataaaaagaGTGTTCATATTCTGTTAACTATTGAGCTTATAAtaagtatatgtgtgtttttttttatagcaaagccacatcgggctatctgctgagcccaccgacgggaatcgaacccttgattttggcGCTGTaattctgtagacttaccgctgtcctagcgggggacattataataagtaataaaagtgatattaaattttgtattcaaaatgtGATAAGAGATACTTTGAAAAAAATTTGCGTTACACGAAATCTTATGGTATAAATTCTATTGtatttggtctggcatggccaggtggttaaagcattcgactcgtgaCCTgatggtcgctggttcgaatcctcgtcacaccaaacatgctcgccctttcggccgttgaggcattacaatgtgacggtcagtcccactgttcgttggagcccaagagttggctgtgggtggtgatgactagctgccttccctctagtcttacactgctaaattagggacggctagcgcagatagcccttttgtagctttgcgcgaaattcaaaacaacccaaatcTATTGTATTtagagttaaaaaaataaatttatattctttaCAAAACGGGTAAATAAAGTTTAGTATAAACGTGCACTACATCGAGAACTTCGGtcataaaaaacctaaaaatttCACTCttcgtgattttatttatttatcgaaATATCgttatttttgtatttcgtaTGAAACTGAACCCATATAAATGTATGCAACAAAACTTGGCGGTAAACCCCACAGAATTAAATACATAATCTCTAAACACATATTCTTTTTTCAAAAGCTCGCCATTAAGGCGGTAAGTAAAATTACATCTATAGTTCCACAGTGTATTACAAGAGGGCAGATATTTCTAATGGTTttttactcgagggctatctgcgctagccgtccctaatttagcagtgtaagactagagggaaggcagctagtcatcatcacccaccgccaactcttgggttactcttttaccaacgaatagtggaattgaccgtcccattataacgcccccacagctgaaaaggcgagcatgtttggtgcgacggggatgcgaacccgcaacccttagaatATGAGTCGAGTAAGGCACCTGGCCATAGCGGGTGTGCTTGTAATCTATATCACTATAGTGAATAGTTTCACAAAGTAACACCAGGGATGAATAATAGCAAAACATGTTACAACAGTGATGATTCTGAAGTTCAACGCTAGTGGTGGACTTCTAGCTAATCTGTGGATGTTTGCTATATGGTTTGCTTGATTGTCAAGTTCAGTAGTACTGTATAAATATACAACTATATTGCTTAACATATTAAAGTTTCAGCATGTTTATATGAGACTTAATACAAAGTGTTAAAATATCCATGCCTACAGACGAAGTTATCTACCTATTGAAAGCACAAGATATGAATGGATTGAAACATGACAATGTTAGTAGCCATAAAACCGTTCTTACTGCTATAAAAATGCGAAAACTAGATaatctttaatttataaaaacgcTCATGCTAACATAGAAGGCACAAAAATATAATATGCTTCCATACAATTTCTATACTTATATCCATACAGTTAGTGTAATTACGAATTACATGGTTCTGAAAGGGAATATTTTGGGTcactttataagtaaaatacacGAACTCGaagtaaatattatgttttacagTAAACAGGTGTAATATAGTACAGTTTGACATCTGGTTTATTGTAACACGTCAGTTTATCTTACGACTGTGTGGAGgagtttttgtattaatataaacgTTTATCACTGTCTATTGTCCTATGTTTTATATCTCCTGTTTTTACTCTGTGGTTGTTAAACTCTTGCTTTCAGTGACCACAGTAATAGTGACATTATGCTCTGtcgaatatttttttaaacacactACCTACTGTAGACCCATTAATGAATTGCAAATCACTTATACAAAACTTTTGTATTTACTAGAAAACTAAACGAAATAAGCTGAAACAGTTACTGTTTTAtgtcttattattataacatccTATTGAATATTATACCTAAATCAAAATGATATACAAGAATAAAGCACAGTGCATTTACTAAACTAAACACCATTCAAGTGATAATTGTCTATGACACAGTGTAATTGTATAAGATAATTTGAAGAATAATCACATTACGAGAATCCAATGTTTGGTTTATGTTCATTCTTTTTTACATAACAATAATTCCGAACAACTtctttgccaaatattggtttaGTGAGCAAGACGATATAGTTTTAACTCCAACTTAACTGAAACAGTTgaataaataaatcagaaaataaagtatttaagccagttcttatcattcatatagatGCCAAGGtttctcttaaactcatttaagTTTACTATCTCCACAACGtccgaaggcaacccattccagaAGACAACAATAATgtcagtaaaatataactgttttagctgaagatgactcacACCTTACCAAAATGTGATCCCTAGTCCTAGTACTCTTGCAGTTAATTATTGGAAAAGATGATGCATCAGATAAGTTTCCTTTACAGTTTTAAACACGTCAATCACATCCCGTTAACActatttcaagagaaaacaatttcagatgtCTCTGTctttcctcatatgacaacctctcGATCCTAGGCGCCATTATAGTAACCATCCTCTGAacattttcaaacaatacaatatctttcctaaggtaagaaaCGATAGACTGCACACAATACTCCACATGTGGCCTAACCAGAGACCTGTACatagaaattataacttctttttaCTTGAATTCAATAATAAAGGTTgacacaacctaaaatcctatttgcccttcCACTATCAAAAGCACATTGTAAGGTTAGTGTTTGCTTAAGAAATTGATTAACTATTACCAAGAACCCTTTTTTCATAAGTATAAAgatattcccatccaaattatactcataatttaaattatgatagcCCACGTGCATTATagtgcatttattataattaaaagctatGCCACATTTGTTTGCCTGATTCACTAAATGATCGATGTCCTTTGGTGAGCAGCAGCATCCTCGTCACAACTAGCAACATCTAAGATGCTAATATCATAAGaatgtttaagtaatttattgctCCTTTCTTTATCTATATCAGTGAAGCAAATTGTTCGACAACTGGACCATGCGCACTCTGGTGATACTAATCCGacttgactgaactccatttataacacccactgctttttttttcattcaggCACGCTTCTGTCCAATTTACTAATTTATCCTTcaaatctataaatatatttttttataaattttgtatagcACATTGTTAATGCTTGAAGAAAATTCAGATACACTAAATATACACCATTACTCTCACCTGGTCAAGCAGTAAACATTTCAAAGCATATCAAAAGATTTGTCAGGTAAACTTTTtcatgaaaccatgttgactatccaatacaattttaaacattcttttaaatgactttacaaagacatttttttcagatttttcaaaacttttcacaCTAGTGATGTAAGACTAACTTCCAATCCTTCAACATCTGCTCACTATACACGCATCtacaaaaaatagtagcaagtggctcacataccCAGTTCTTAATTTTCTTCAAAACCCTCGAGGAAATATTAACTACTCCAggagctttatttttatttaaagtccctaatattttcttaataaactCAGAATTAATGCTATTATTTTGTTCGAACTTGTTTTCATCCATCACCTGTTCAAGATGaaaaatactgcttaaatcttcattagtaaaagcggaagaaaatatagaatttaatatgtgtgtgttttttcttatagaaaagccacatcagaaTCTCTGCTGAtaccaccgcggggaatcgaaccgctgattttagagttataaatccgtagacttaccgctgtaccaatggGGGACATAGGATTcaataacccagccatctcataatcataaAGTTAAGCATTTCCTTATTATCCGTTAATCATAACATCTTGTTCACCCTTAttctatttaaagaaatccttgttgttaatttatatattttcagctaaatttttatatgtatttttgatGTCCTAAATTCCTGTTTGACCAATTTGCTTAATCTTGCAACATATAGTCATACCAGTCAACTGCAGTTTCTTAAATCTATGATgctcttctttatttttaattatcataactcttCTGAGTCAACCTAGTTATTTTTTAACTACAGACACCACTTTATTTCTCTAAGGAATAtgtttaacttgaatatttaaaatattatctttaataaatttCCACATTTAATCAGTGGCTCCAAATAGCTCAGCTGTCTAATTCACATGATATAAATAATTCTTGTCGTATACCTTCAAAGTTCATAAACCAAATATAATTAttcctatttgtttgtttttgaatttcacacaaagctactcgagggctatctgtgctagccgtccctaatttagcagtgtaagactagagggaaggcagctagtcatcaccacctaccgccaactcttgggctactcttttaccaacgaatagtgggattgattgaacattataacgcccccatggctgaaaggacgagcatgtttggcgcgacggggatgcgaacccgcgaccctcagattacgaatcgcacgccttaacacgcttggccgttcCAGGCCCTCGTTATTCCTAATTCAATACGCAGCAAAACATCGAACCTTatagagcaatgatcactttCGCCCATTTGTTCCCCATTTTCTAACCTCCCAACAATTTATATTTtcgaagttaaaaatatatttaaaaaagaattttttcttgaccaattaaaataaatcacattgAGCAATTTCAAAATATC from Tachypleus tridentatus isolate NWPU-2018 chromosome 1, ASM421037v1, whole genome shotgun sequence harbors:
- the LOC143245345 gene encoding uncharacterized protein LOC143245345: METEEENNISKLNEQVKSVTREEDIKEDMFLETIPHINWEHYLIPAPMSIALLGELMFITNDTDFSLEKAKPEKGFQYIRYPSSFYASLAQVTNAGWDAFNEAHKIMDQIRLHSANVPVYLDESIKILTKGTSKDIKNFLPISLEGIKDIADRCLNLAISTEERFTDVMNLTGEILEACTFSKMTYEEDLRETKVQLQIIKDNQKAIEEERSMARDQLEDIKKEIESAEKLFEEVMKSFPSGLKLTGISLAESIANGVKNFVSGLFSAFSRKEKKKIEEEDDDLTKRKTQSSEFKMDEATRKSLNRACSKAEIIQHLAQKLQFLVYDDDSLDKEELRRGDTEIFVACYSRRICKEINTECTSLLQMKAVRILNKMIGICKDLENIKKDFQVNQTKLIVERIREINGEAMEFVSESKEVLCSTAIDRNLPMQYSIKGYGKYIQSGIEIFKFKLEHASQHLETVKESYASSYEKLVDANKRQKEDLAEMAKLNIKELNFEQIKETLRKGLKAFGEVRHQWGMMIQFFQLMSNVIKCTFSISLNKYIKYVGNEEYCGLEGYDISDFMRDMIYQQTFEAAKIAYVVNSISGVYVEVSSKCIMNRLASLGSLLGLDAEKDKEFMGEERKKLHNECKEAQEQIQTFVLKEKEKLYERIDRRISQLKQNLDDAFPMISAETSNRIQKSVEAGISAGKEWTL